The Cytophagales bacterium sequence TGGCCGCCAGCTTTTTTGTTATCAGGTATTGAGCGTGGTTTGTATCCTGAAATTCATCAAGTAGTACATAATGAAATTTATTTTGATATTTGTGTAATACTTCAGGAAAATCCTGAAAAAGCTTATACGTATTAAAAAGCAGGTCGTCAAAGTCCATTGCAGATGCTTTAAAACATCGCTGCTGGTATGTCTTGTAGATGTTTCCCAATTCAGGCTTTCTATATCTTTCATCTTCTTCACGGTACACCGGGCTATTGAGATATTCTTCAACTGATATAAGGCTGTTCTTTGCCAAAGATATCCTTTTTAAAACCACAGATGGTTTGTAATTTTTATCATCCAACTGCATTTCTTTAATGATTAACCTTACTAAGCTTTTAGAATCACCCGCATCATAGATGGAAAAATTGCTGGGGTAACTTAGTTTATCAGCTTCAATTCTTAGTATTCTGGCAAATATGGAATGGAAGGTCCCGATCCACAGATTACGTGCCTCCTGACCAATCAATTTTTCAACACGGCTGCGCATTTCTTTAGCAGCTTTGTTTGTAAAGGTAAGCGCCAGAATATTAAAAGGATCAACACCTGTACTAATATGATAAGCGATACGGTATGTCAACACCCTGGTTTTTCCCGATCCGGCACCGGCTATTACCATGGAGGGCCCTCCATTGTATAGAACGGCTTCTTTTTGACGTTCATTAAGGTCTTCTATAAAGTTCATCTGAAAATATTTTTTTGAAATGCAATTTATAACTTATTTTTAAGATTTTTCTAAAAATTCATTATTTTTGCAACAATTAGTTAAAATTTCTATGTCATCAACACTATATGGAAGGAGGAGAAAAAATATGAACTTACCAGGATTTTATACAATTGTATTCTGTATATTACTTTTGAGTGAATTTATCAATGCTCAGAACACCCGCTCCTTATTAGGAGAAAACGGCAAATGGACTGTCTATGACACCTCAAATTCACCATTGCCGGATAATTATGTGTCAGCGATCGCGTTAGATGCAAAAGGCAACAAATGGTTAGGAACCTGGCAGCATGGCTTGGCACGATTGAATCCTAACCTGCAGGGAGATGCTAAATGGAAGGTTTTTAACAAGTCTAATTCAAAACTACCATCCAATAAAATTTCATCCCTTATCATTGACGAAAAAGGAATTTTATGGATTGGTACGAGCAACGGTGGAGTAGCTAAGCTTGATCCTGAAAATAACCAATGGACCGTCTATACCATCAAAAACACCCCATTACCCTCAAATAATATTTCTTCAATCGCTATCGATGATAATGGTAAAAAATGGATTGCAACCTGGGATAAAGGATTAGCCAGGTTTGACGATACACATGAGGGAGAACCTATTTGGACGGTGTACAAAAAAAATAACTCGGAGCTGCCTACCAATTATATTTTATCAGTAGCTGTTGATATGCACAATAATATTTGGGTGGGTACTAATGGAGATGGTGTGGCTGAACTTATACCTGTAAGCCCGTATGTATGGACATTATATAATAAATCCAATTCAGACCTGCCTGCTGATATGGTCTATTCAATCGTTACAGATCAAAATGGTAATATATGGTTGGGCACAGAAAAAGGTTTGGCAAAGTTTCATATTTCTGAAGAAAAATGGGAAGTTTATAACAAATCTAATTCGGGACTGCCTGATAATTCTACCGGATTAATTACAATAGATGGAAAAGGCAATATATGGATCGCATCAGATGGCTTAACAAAACTTGTCCCCAAAGAAAGCGATGGATCTTCTGGCAAGTGGACCGTTTATAACACTTCAAATTCCGGATTATCTTCAAATTCGGTCAAAGCTATTACCATTGATCAAGATGGAGGTAAATGGATAGGTACTGGTTCGGTAATTATCGGAACAAAGAATAAGGTCATATTTATTGGTGGCGGAGTAAGTGTTTTTAAATAAATTTTAGAACACAGATAATCTGTGTAATCTGTGTTTTTAAATCTGTGTAATCTGTGTTCTAAAATTTATCGGAATATAAAAACCAAATTTATAACGCAAAATATTATCCCTGATTTTTTGATTGCTCAACACAGAGATATTATCTACATAATCTGTAGCTTGGTTTAACAGCCCTATTTCCAAGCCAACACCAAACCCATTTTTAAAACTGTACACTGCACCAATTATTTGAGGTAACACAAAGGAAACATTACGGTATTCTTTACTTTCTTCTTTAGCCCTGGTATCGGAATTTGATGCTAAATCATTATTTTCTTTATCTCTTGGCATAAATCGCATCACGCCTATTCCCTGCCCCAGGTATAAAACAAACAGCTCTTTTCTAATGATGTTCACCAGCAGGTCATAATTAAATATGATAAAATTTGTAGTAAAAAACTTATTAGGTGTAGGGGGAGTAGGTAGCGGGGAAGCATAATTTATATTTTCTCCGCTGACTTTACCAATTGTAAGGCCAACATGCCCGTTTAGCCTTTTCTTTCTGCTAAGTTTCACACCAATATGAAACGCCTGGGTCCACTTTTCATACTTGGTGGTTAGATCTCCCCTGTATGCATTAGCGATGATACCTAATTCTAAAAAACGAATTACACCGCCTGTCCCCCCGAGTAACTCGGGGGGGAGTAACCGAGGTTGAATAGAATCTGATTCCTGTGCATTCCCGCCTGCCTGCAATATCTTTGCCTTATTTTTGGCAGGCAGACCTGCCTGTTTGGTGGGATTGCTTTGTGGACGGGCAGGGGAATTTAAAGAGATTATAGATATTAATACGGATATTAATAAAAACTTCATCTATACAGGGATCAATTTTTTATCATTATTTTTGAGGAACATTAGAATTACAAAGATATGTAAAACTGTTCAAAATCCAAAAATATTAATAATTAAATCAAGCAATCTTTCTAAATTTGATTGAGTCATACTCAGTGATAGCAACTTTGAACAAAATTGTACGTAAAAGTAGCTATGAAATTTTTAAATAAAAACTGGATTATAGAGGGTACTATTGATTTTGAATATAAAAAATATATCCTGCTGGCATACTTGAAGGAAGTTAAAGACAACTTTAGCGACAAGAAATTATACCCGTTTTTATCCGACCTTATCTCTCATTATAAAAACCTGGTCTCGATCCGGGAAAATAAAAAATTAATGTATGAAAATTTTCCTGATAAAATGACAAGGACAGATTTTGAAAATTTGAGCTTTATTTATGAAAAGATCGTTGAGGATGATGATATGATGGAGCAAATTGAAGAGATTTTAAGCTATGCTATTCCAAAGGTTGATCAGCATTTACGAGAAGGAAAAGATATTTATGAATACATTGAAGAAAACTTAAATATTTATACCATAGGGATTTATCCGCTATTCCCTGATGAAGGTTATTTTTTTATTATTCAAAGTGGCGATAAGACTACGAAAGTTTTTGAATTTCAAATCACTATTTTTCAAAATTCCGGTGAAAGGTTTAGAGGCATTCATACAAAGTACATAGATAGTTTCAAAAAAAGCATTACCAATACCTACCAATCTATTAAAATAGAATTGATAAAAAGATATAAAAAAAAGCTGCCTAATCCAGCTACATACGTAATTGAATCGGCTATTCCCTGCCCTTTTGATGAAACCTTGCTCCCTATTGCCAAAAGGTCTTTGGTAAAATATATTTCTATTGCTGAGGAGTCTTAAGTGGATGTTGGTTTGATAATCTAATTTTCTAATTTATTTTCTTCTTTTTTTTCAGCAGCTCCATCCGGAGATTGCTGGTTGTTCTGTTGCTGATTGGGGGGTGGTGATATAGGTGACTCCTGGGCTCTTTCTACGTTTACACTCCCAACACCTTCGTCCTCTTCTTCAGGCCTGTCTATGATCCCAGGTAGATTTGTGCTTAGAATTAATACTATCAAAGCGATGGCTAATCCCCAGGTAATATTTTCAAGCAGATCACCGGTTTTTTTTACACCAAATAACTGTGTAGAGCCGGGACCACCGAAAGTGCCTGAGAGTCCTCTGTCTTTGGTATGTTGCGACAATACAACAAGCACCAGCAAAAGGCATACAAATATGATAAGGCCGATAATAAATACGTACATGTTAATTTAGATTTTCAGGTATTATAACAATTTTTTTTGAAGTTTTTTTATACGAGCCGCAAAGTAAGCCTTTTTTCCCGGATATTTCAAAATTAATTTCTTATAAATATCAATTGCTTTTTTAATATTTCCATAAGTTGCCAGGATATTGGCAAGGTTTTCTGTTGCTAATTTTTTATCTTCCTTAGCGCTTGATGTTGACAGGTCTTTTTTATTTTTTATTTTCGGTTCTTGATCCCGCCTTTGGCGGGGCAGGTTTTCGATTCCTTGAATAGGAATAGTGGGCTGAGTTTCAATGAATTTATCAATAATTTCTCCCTCGATATCCCCCCTATTAAGGGAGGCAGGGAGGTATTTATCTACCTTATCTGTTATCTGGAGTACTTCACCGAGCCTGCTGGAATACATGCTGGATCCAATATCCAATTGCGCAATGCGGTTAGAACGCGGATTTGAACTCTCATTCCTATCTGTTCTACGCTTTGTTTTTATTACTTTTTTTTTTTAGGACTTTTAGTTACCTTTCCCGGATCAATGGGAGATGATTTTTTTTCTTTTTGAATCTCAGCAAGTCTTTGGTCTATAATTGCCTGTAAGTCTTTTTTACTTTGAGTGCCAGTCCTCCCAAATCCCTCCGCCTTTCCCGATGCAGTCTGGGAAGAGGGGACTTTGCCAGCCACCCCTGAATCCTTCCGAGGGGGGACTTTGCCATCCCCTTTCCCTCTTGTGGGGGATAGGGGTTGACCAGTTCTCCCTCCCGAGTACTCGGGAGGAGTTAGAGGGGGGCTGGGAGGGCTTGGAGTTGATTCTTCTAATTTTTTTAATATTTTATTTAATTCCTTTCTATCATTACGCTTGAATTTTTTACCTTTGATCATCCCTTGCAGAAGATCTATTTTTTCCCTGGTGGGTGATTTTAGATTAGCGAGTTGCTGTTTTAATTCCAGATAATTTTTTTCTTGCACAGACAACACAGGCTTTTTCTCTTTTTGTGGTTTTGTCACCTGCCTGCCCACGAGGCTTTTCTGTGAGACGGGCAGGCGGGCATCTTTTTCTTTTTTTGTTTTCTTAATTATTTTGGAAGGCTTGCTCCGTTGAATTTCTTTGTTTAACCGGGGCTTTTTGGTTTGAGTGTCCCTGATTTCAGTCTCAGAGACGATTCGTTTCTCCTGAGTTTTCGGATGGGAGGGTGCGATTTCAATCTTTTCAGAAGAAGGCGCCTGAGCTTGTTGAATAAGCTTTTTAAGCAAAGTTCTGTCAACAGCATAAACAGCGGCAGTTCGCATTTTTTTATCTGCAAGCTTGGAATTTTTGTCATGATACCCTTTGGCTAAAAACAGGTGTGCTGTCTGGCAGTAAGGAGTATTGGCTACAATGACTTCAAGCGCTTTAAGATTCTTATCTAATTTTGAACCTGCTTTATTAGTATTTTGTATTAAATTAAGGAAAGTTTGTTTGTTCATAGCCTATGGCGCAAAGAGTCCTCCCGAGAACTCGGAAGGGTTACACGCTTTACGTACGTTGTTTAGCGTTCAGACAAATAAAAACGCAAATATACAAATCATTGTTTAAAATTTAAAAATGAAACTGTTTGGTTAACTTTTCATTTCTACCAATCTTCCTGTGTTTTATTAAAAATATCTAAAATTATTTGTTCAAAAATTTCATCTATCAATTCATTTTCAACATCCGAAAGGTTTTTTTCTTGGGCAAAGTCGGCATAAAAGGAAAAATTCCTATCAAAATTTTGCTTTTCATCTTTGGTATTCAAAAATTTGGTTTGAACATTGATCGTTAAACGGGTCAATGCAGAGATCTCATTTGCCTGCGGTGATACAGGGCTTACAGTGTAAGACGCAATTTTACCTTCAAGCTGGAGATCACCAAACTCATTAACAATGCTTAAGTCCCTGGTGTTTTGCTGGTAATAATCTTTTAAGCTTTCTGTAAACAGGTCACCCAAATTAGCCGGTCCCGCTCCTGAATTGTTATAAAAATTTTGAATTGAGACGGTTTTTATTTCTTCACTGAAGCTTCCGGAAGTAAAAGAATAGCTGATTTTGCAAGCTGACAATATCATTAATGAAAGGGAAATATATAGATAAATGACTATCCGCTTTCTTGTACCAAAGCATGATTGCATGGATGCATGGATGCATGACTGCATGCAGTCTTGCATCCATATATTTATTGATATTCCGATTTCCATTCTCCTTTTGAGTTCATTTTTAAAATTAAGCTCTTATTCATATTGATCATTTTATTTTCCCATGCATATATTTTATCATCATAAATCATAAAATCTTCTTTACTAATCTGCTTTGCATTACATAATGAAAATATAGGATTCAATTATACAGTAGTGCAGTCATGCAACCATGCAGTCATGCAACCATGCAGTCATGCAACCATGCATCCAACATCAGTCTTCCAAGTCATACTGCTTGATTTTTCTATATAAAGTTCGTTCCGAGATTTCCAAATCCCGCGCTGCATACTTTCTTTTATTATTATTTTTTTTCAACGCTTTGATAATAAGTTCTTTTTCTTTTTGCTGGATTGAAAGCGATTCGGTTTCGGTTTCGTGAGAAATATCCTCTGTTTTAGAAAGCTCTATGGTTGTTTTGTCAATTTGAGGTCTATTACCCTGCACAACTTTTTCTGTCCCTCCTATGTAATGGGTGGGTGGTGGAGTTAGGGGTTGGCCAGTTTTTCCTCCCGAGTACTCGGGAGGAGTAAGAGGGGTGGTGGGGTCACTTTCAGAGATATTTTGAAAAAGTTCGTTATAGCTATCTAATGTCTGATCATCTAAATTCGCATGTTTCAGTAAAGTGAAAACAAGCTTTTTGAGTTCGTACATATCTTTCTTCATATCGAAGAGCACCCTGTATAAAAGGTCTCTTTCTGAGAGGGTACTTTCGCTGGTATTTTTGTAAATAGCAGGGATCCGGCTGGTTTGTTCCTCGGGTAAGTATTTGATCAGTATTTCATCATTAATTTCTCTTTCCATTTCCAGTACAGAAATTTGTCCGGCAATGTTCTTTAATTGCCTGATATTGCCGGGAAATCTGAAATTGGTAAGCCTTTCTTTAGCGGCATCAGTGAGCTTGACAGGCTTTATTCTATGCTTGTCGGCGAAGTCAGTAGCAAATTTTCTAAAAAGTAAAATGATATCATCACCCCGGTCTCTTAAAGGTGGAACAGATATCGGTACCATGTTCAAACGGTAATACAGGTCTTCTCTGAATTTACCAGTTTGGACCCTTTCTGCCAGGTTGGTATTCGTGGCTGCAATTACCCTTACTTTTGTTTTTTGAACTTTTGAGGACCCCACCCTTATAAACTCACCATATTCCAGCACACGCAACAGCCTCGTTTGTGTACCCATGGGCATTTCAGAGATCTCATCCAAAAATACCGTTCCGCCATTGGCAATTTCGAAGTATCCTTTTCTTGCTTCAGCAGCACCGGTAAAAGCGCCTTTTTCGTGGCCAAACAGCTCCGAATCTATTGTTCCTTCCGGGATAGCGCCACAATTAATGGCAATAAATTGTCCATGTTTGTAGGGGCTGAGTGCATGGATAATTTTTGAAAAAGATTCCTTACCGCTCCCGCTTTCACCTGTGATCAATACGGTCATATCAGTAGGTGCAACCTGGATAGCAATTTCTATCGCATGGTTTAACGAAGGAGCGTTTCCATTAATGCCAAAGCGTTGTTTTATGGCTTGTATTTGTTCTGTGTCCATAATGAGCATAGCGCATAGCGCATAGAGCATAGCACAGGCGTATAGCGGAAAAATACGCTGCACTCTGCTCAAAGGTTTTATTTGAAATTAGTTATTTTTCTGCATAAAGCGCATTACACAGTGTATAGAGCAAAGGCCAAAGCATTGAACGCCATGCTCTCTGCGCCATGCGCTATGCGCTAATGATTTCACCTAATAACGTTGCGGCAGTACATTTCCTAACCAACACATCTACGTAATCACCTTTTTGTATTGAACCGGCATTCGAATGTCCGTTCAATACAGGAAATACTACAACCTTGTTTTCACTGTTCCGTCCACTTAAATCATCTTTTGACCTTTTTGAAAATCCCTCAATGAGGACTTTATGAATTTTATTGAGCGCCAGGTGATTTCTTTCTAATGCGTATTTTTGTTGCAGCTGAATGATCTCGCTAAGCCGTCTTTTTTTAATATCTTCAGGGATATTATTTTTATACTTTTTTGCTGCCAATGTGCCGGGTCTTTCGGAATAAGTAAACATATATGCATAGTCATATTCTACCCATTCCATTAATGAGAGCGTATCTTTGTGCTCTTTTTCGGTTTCGGTACAGAAGCCTGTTATGAAATCAGTAGTAATTCCGCAATCATCGCCTAATATGCTTCTTATTGCTTTAATACGTTCCATATACCATTCTCTGTCATAAGTGCGGTTCATTAATTTCAGAACGCGTGAATTGCCACTTTGTGCCGGCAGGTGTATATTCTTGCAAATGTTATCGTACTTTTTCATAGTATAAAGCACCTCATCGGTCATGTCTTTGGGGTGGGATGTTGTAAACCGAACTCTTAATTCAGGGCTTATCAGCGCTACTTTTTCTAATAGTTGGGCAAAATTTATTGTACCAGCCCTCCTGCCTTCCGCAATGCTGGCCCGATGTCCACTGGACATCGGCCTCCCCAAAGGGGGGACTTTGCCATTGCTCTTGCCGTTGTTATTGTTATTGTTATAGTCATTGTTGCTGCCACTGCTTCCTTCCATTTCCCATTTATAAGAATCCACATTCTGCCCTAATAGCGTTACTTCTCTATAACCCTTATCAAAAAGATCCCGGGCTTCTTTTACGATAGAGTAGGGGTCACGGCTGCGCTCTCTGCCTCTTGTAAAGGGTACAACACAAAACGAACACATATTGTCACAGCCTCTCATGATAGAGATAAATGCCGTCACTCCGTTTGAGTTAAGCCTCACCGGGCTGATGTCAGCATAAGTTTCTTCCCTTGAAAGATAAACATTCACAGCCTTGTGGTGATCATCAACTTCTTTAAGAAGATTGGGTATGTCTCTGTAAGCATCAGGTCCTACAACCATATCTACAATCTTTTCTTCTTCCAGTAATTTTGATTTGAGACGTTCTGCCATACAGCCGAGAATGCCTATTTTAAGATTGGGGTTTTTCTTTTTCAGGGAATTGAAATACAGTAGTCTTTTTCTAACGCGCTGCTCAGCCTTATCCCTGATGGAGCAGGTATTGACAAAAATGATATCAGCATTTGCAATTTCAGAAGTAGTATTGTATCCATCTTTTTGCATGATGGAAGCAACGATCTCTGTATCAGCAAAGTTCATCTGGCAGCCGTATGTCTCTATGTAGAGTTTGGGTTTCATTATCAAATTTAGTTGCACTAATTACACTAATTTTGTGATTGCAAATTTAACAAAAAAAATAAATAATGACAAATTGACAGGAAAAAATAAAAACACGTAACAGCTTGTGGGTAGGAAAAAACGCCAGCCATCACCGATAAAATTAATTGTATGTGGCTTGTAGTCTCTTAAAATTTGTCTTCAGCTATTTTAACACCACTCCATAATTTGTAATGAGTCATGTTTTTAAGAAACCAGGGGTGACGAAAACAGGAGAAAAGGGGTTTACCTCTTTTTTTATGGCTTGTAAATATAAACTGATTGCGTCCTTAATATTTACCAATGCTTCTTTCCTTGAATCTCCTTCAGAAATACATCCTTGTAAGATTGGGCAGGAAACGGTATATCCGCCTTCTTCAGCCGGTTCTAAAATAACTTCTAATTCCATAATTTATAAATCTGTAATGATTTTTTGTCAAATATGCGAAATTTTAAGATAAAAGTTATTTCATTCAATTATTAGTTTCCCGGTAGCAACG is a genomic window containing:
- the secG gene encoding preprotein translocase subunit SecG, with protein sequence MYVFIIGLIIFVCLLLVLVVLSQHTKDRGLSGTFGGPGSTQLFGVKKTGDLLENITWGLAIALIVLILSTNLPGIIDRPEEEDEGVGSVNVERAQESPISPPPNQQQNNQQSPDGAAEKKEENKLEN
- a CDS encoding AAA domain-containing protein, producing MDTEQIQAIKQRFGINGNAPSLNHAIEIAIQVAPTDMTVLITGESGSGKESFSKIIHALSPYKHGQFIAINCGAIPEGTIDSELFGHEKGAFTGAAEARKGYFEIANGGTVFLDEISEMPMGTQTRLLRVLEYGEFIRVGSSKVQKTKVRVIAATNTNLAERVQTGKFREDLYYRLNMVPISVPPLRDRGDDIILLFRKFATDFADKHRIKPVKLTDAAKERLTNFRFPGNIRQLKNIAGQISVLEMEREINDEILIKYLPEEQTSRIPAIYKNTSESTLSERDLLYRVLFDMKKDMYELKKLVFTLLKHANLDDQTLDSYNELFQNISESDPTTPLTPPEYSGGKTGQPLTPPPTHYIGGTEKVVQGNRPQIDKTTIELSKTEDISHETETESLSIQQKEKELIIKALKKNNNKRKYAARDLEISERTLYRKIKQYDLED
- the miaB gene encoding tRNA (N6-isopentenyl adenosine(37)-C2)-methylthiotransferase MiaB, whose translation is MKPKLYIETYGCQMNFADTEIVASIMQKDGYNTTSEIANADIIFVNTCSIRDKAEQRVRKRLLYFNSLKKKNPNLKIGILGCMAERLKSKLLEEEKIVDMVVGPDAYRDIPNLLKEVDDHHKAVNVYLSREETYADISPVRLNSNGVTAFISIMRGCDNMCSFCVVPFTRGRERSRDPYSIVKEARDLFDKGYREVTLLGQNVDSYKWEMEGSSGSNNDYNNNNNNGKSNGKVPPLGRPMSSGHRASIAEGRRAGTINFAQLLEKVALISPELRVRFTTSHPKDMTDEVLYTMKKYDNICKNIHLPAQSGNSRVLKLMNRTYDREWYMERIKAIRSILGDDCGITTDFITGFCTETEKEHKDTLSLMEWVEYDYAYMFTYSERPGTLAAKKYKNNIPEDIKKRRLSEIIQLQQKYALERNHLALNKIHKVLIEGFSKRSKDDLSGRNSENKVVVFPVLNGHSNAGSIQKGDYVDVLVRKCTAATLLGEIISA
- a CDS encoding type II toxin-antitoxin system HicB family antitoxin yields the protein MELEVILEPAEEGGYTVSCPILQGCISEGDSRKEALVNIKDAISLYLQAIKKEVNPFSPVFVTPGFLKT